A window from Thiosulfatimonas sediminis encodes these proteins:
- a CDS encoding sulfite exporter TauE/SafE family protein, protein MVLAWIGALFIGITLGLLGSGGSILTVPVLSYVVGQETKVAIAGSLMIVGIISLFSLIPYAKQKMVDWRTVFMFGLPGMAGAMFGAWTANFVTDAIQMLIFTVLLIIAAFLMYKPMKLSDEPHEPRAFYKIAVDGFVVGGVTGLVGVGGGFLIIPALVLLGGLSMRMAVGTSLVIIAAKSFAGFVGYIPVLEKLNLQLDWNIIWIFSAIGILGGWIGHKISSKIDQQILKKGFAVFMILMGLFILYKNIPALLA, encoded by the coding sequence ATGGTTTTAGCCTGGATTGGCGCATTATTTATCGGGATTACGCTTGGCCTTTTAGGTTCTGGTGGCTCCATTCTTACCGTCCCGGTTTTAAGTTACGTGGTCGGGCAAGAGACCAAAGTGGCAATTGCCGGCTCTTTGATGATTGTCGGGATTATCAGTCTGTTTTCACTGATTCCTTACGCCAAACAGAAAATGGTCGACTGGCGCACGGTATTTATGTTCGGTTTGCCCGGTATGGCTGGCGCCATGTTTGGTGCATGGACAGCCAATTTTGTTACCGACGCTATACAGATGCTAATTTTTACCGTCTTATTGATTATTGCGGCTTTTTTAATGTACAAACCGATGAAGCTGAGCGACGAGCCGCATGAGCCGCGAGCATTTTATAAAATTGCAGTAGACGGCTTTGTGGTTGGCGGTGTAACGGGCTTGGTCGGTGTCGGCGGCGGCTTTTTGATTATTCCGGCTCTGGTGCTGCTTGGTGGATTGTCGATGCGTATGGCAGTCGGCACCAGTTTGGTGATTATTGCCGCGAAATCGTTCGCTGGTTTTGTTGGTTATATTCCGGTGTTGGAAAAACTCAATCTGCAACTGGATTGGAACATCATCTGGATTTTCTCGGCAATCGGTATTTTAGGCGGTTGGATCGGGCATAAGATTAGCTCTAAAATCGACCAGCAGATACTCAAGAAAGGTTTTGCGGTGTTTATGATTTTGATGGGGTTGTTTATTCTCTACAAAAATATCCCCGCCTTATTGGCGTAA
- a CDS encoding GGDEF domain-containing response regulator, whose product MTQSIFLIIDDQKSIAQVLKQKLSEQSHLPIKICNSLAETEMLLATGIKIEVALCDQNLPDAPRGETIHYLLQKHIPTVVFSASFYDPKNSDNQSKKIADFVMKDSPAALDYAVSIMLSLSQNPQRKVWLLSSNQSNYSQKLINMLNLQRYQVSTFEKPQKIQEQLSKERPSIILIEDSNNLHQSEVYHFIEEVRKDYNKNQLPMMICESSEHIYSAIKMMKYGVNDFFNTSFTAEEFYVRLKQNIELSLSYQAIEHISQRDGLTQVLNRRYFFELAEKKFTQLQRNDTQFFVIMADIDHFKNVNDNHGHHKGDEAIIYLAEQLESHFSDYLVGRFGGEEFCVFGALSNQAVLAQQCEQLRTTIEQTTQERLGVHFTLSLGLCSTGTTISEAFSNADSALYRSKNAGRNQLTLC is encoded by the coding sequence ATGACTCAGTCTATTTTTTTAATTATCGATGACCAAAAATCCATCGCTCAAGTGTTAAAACAAAAGCTCAGCGAACAATCCCACTTGCCAATTAAGATTTGTAACAGCCTAGCCGAAACCGAAATGCTGTTGGCCACAGGAATAAAAATCGAAGTTGCTTTATGTGATCAAAATTTACCGGATGCACCGCGCGGCGAAACGATTCATTATTTGCTGCAAAAACACATCCCAACCGTGGTGTTTAGCGCCAGTTTTTATGACCCGAAAAATAGCGATAATCAATCCAAAAAAATTGCCGATTTTGTCATGAAAGACAGTCCTGCCGCACTGGATTATGCAGTCAGTATTATGCTATCACTAAGCCAAAACCCTCAGCGCAAAGTTTGGTTGTTAAGCTCCAATCAATCCAATTACTCACAAAAATTAATTAATATGCTTAATCTGCAACGCTATCAAGTGAGCACATTTGAAAAACCGCAAAAAATTCAAGAACAGCTTAGTAAAGAGCGCCCCAGCATTATTTTGATTGAAGACTCCAATAATTTACATCAATCGGAGGTCTACCATTTTATTGAAGAGGTCCGCAAAGATTACAATAAGAATCAGCTACCAATGATGATCTGCGAATCCAGCGAACATATTTACTCAGCCATCAAAATGATGAAATACGGCGTCAATGATTTTTTCAACACCTCTTTTACCGCCGAAGAGTTTTACGTTCGTTTAAAGCAGAACATTGAACTAAGCTTGTCTTATCAGGCGATTGAGCACATTTCACAACGCGACGGATTAACACAAGTCTTAAACCGCCGCTATTTCTTTGAACTGGCTGAGAAGAAATTTACGCAACTGCAACGCAATGACACGCAGTTTTTTGTGATTATGGCCGATATTGACCACTTTAAAAACGTCAATGATAACCACGGCCACCATAAGGGCGATGAGGCGATTATTTATCTCGCCGAACAACTTGAAAGCCACTTTAGCGACTATCTCGTTGGGCGCTTTGGCGGCGAAGAATTTTGTGTATTCGGTGCTTTAAGCAACCAAGCCGTCCTTGCACAACAATGCGAACAGTTGCGCACAACCATTGAACAAACCACTCAAGAGCGTCTTGGAGTACATTTCACACTCAGCCTTGGGCTTTGTTCGACCGGCACAACCATCAGCGAGGCGTTTAGCAATGCAGACAGCGCTTTGTACCGCTCAAAGAACGCAGGACGCAACCAACTTACCCTCTGCTAA
- the metH gene encoding methionine synthase, translating to MSSRADRISQLKSLLAERVVVLDGAMGTMIQGLNLTEEDFRGERFADYHMDIKGNNDILAMTKPEVIRDIHLAFLRQGADIIETNSFNATTIAQADYDMQSVVTELNIACAKVAREACEIAESEDGKPRFVAGVLGPTNRTASISPDVNDPGFRNTSFDELVIAYKQATHALLEGGVDTILIETVFDTLNAKAAIFAVKEVEIEVGYEVPIMLSGTITDASGRTLSGQTTEAFYNAVAHAEPLSVGLNCALGPEELRPYVQELSRVCETYVSIHPNAGLPNEFGEYDETPEQMAAEIAIWAERGWINIIGGCCGTTPDHVEAMAQAAQKHPRRALPNIKPACRLSGLEPMNIDEKTLFVNVGERNNVTGSALFKRLIIEENYEEAIEIAVKQVQDGAQIIDVNMDEGMLDAKACMVRFLNLLASEPEASRVPIMIDSSKWEVIEAGLKCIQGKGVVNSISLKEGEEAFIAHARKVKQYGAAAIIMAFDEDGQADTLARKIEICERSYKVLTEKVGFLPQDIIFDPNIFAVATGIEEHNNYGLDFINAVTWIKANLPHAKISGGVSNVSFSFRGNNPVREAIHSVFLYYAIKEGMDMGIVNAGQMAIYDDLPEKLRLAVEDVILNKDPDAGERLLEVAAEFRGDGTAASKVADTAWRDAPVEKRLEHALVKGITDYIEDDTEEAYQKLGSGLLVIEGPLMDGMNVVGDLFGSGKMFLPQVVKSARVMKRAVAHLDPYILAAKTVGQANGKIVMATVKGDVHDIGKNIVGVVLQCNNFEVIDLGVMVPAEKILDTAIEQGANVIGLSGLITPSLEEMVNVAKLMKERGMNLPLLIGGATTSKAHTAVKIEPQYDHPVVYVKDASRAVGVAQSLISNDLKVDFAAKIRAEYEQVREERKARAKEVKRIPINKARENRIEIDWNGYQPPKPTFLGLRVLEDFPLEKLVARFDWSPFFQSWDLHGLYPRILEDKVVGEEAKRVFADAQAMLEKIIAEKWLTAKATYGFYPANAVGDDIEVYTDESRTQVLTVLHNLRQQAEKKRGGYNQCLSDYIAPKVINGEASGIADYVGLFAVSGGIGCDEKAAEFEAAHNDYDAIMLKALADRFAEAFAETLHEMVRKTEWGYAPDEDLDNEALIREKYQGIRPAPGYPACPEHTEKGTIWELLKPSQSIGLELTSSYAMFPTAAVSGIYFSHPESKYFGVGSVGRDQVEDYAKRKKWSIQEAEKWLAPNLGYDPEDFAQ from the coding sequence ATGAGTTCACGCGCGGATCGTATTTCACAATTAAAGTCACTACTTGCCGAAAGAGTTGTCGTTTTAGACGGCGCTATGGGTACCATGATTCAAGGTCTGAACTTGACCGAAGAGGATTTCCGTGGCGAGCGTTTTGCCGACTATCACATGGATATCAAAGGCAATAACGACATTCTGGCGATGACCAAACCGGAAGTGATCCGTGATATTCACTTAGCGTTTTTGCGCCAAGGCGCCGATATTATCGAGACCAACTCTTTCAACGCCACCACCATTGCGCAAGCCGATTACGATATGCAATCAGTGGTGACCGAGCTGAATATCGCTTGCGCCAAGGTGGCGCGCGAAGCCTGCGAGATTGCCGAATCCGAAGACGGCAAACCGCGTTTTGTCGCCGGTGTTCTAGGGCCGACAAACCGCACCGCGTCGATCTCGCCGGACGTCAATGACCCGGGTTTTCGCAACACCTCATTTGATGAATTGGTCATTGCCTACAAACAAGCGACTCATGCGCTTTTAGAAGGCGGCGTGGACACCATTCTGATCGAAACTGTATTCGATACCCTCAATGCCAAAGCCGCCATTTTCGCGGTTAAAGAAGTGGAAATCGAAGTTGGCTATGAAGTGCCGATTATGTTGAGTGGGACGATAACGGATGCTTCCGGACGCACCCTTTCCGGTCAAACCACCGAAGCCTTCTATAATGCTGTCGCCCACGCCGAGCCACTATCCGTCGGTTTGAACTGTGCCTTAGGGCCAGAAGAGCTTCGTCCGTATGTACAAGAGTTAAGCCGCGTGTGCGAAACCTATGTATCAATTCACCCGAATGCCGGCTTACCGAACGAATTTGGCGAATACGACGAAACCCCAGAACAGATGGCGGCTGAGATCGCGATTTGGGCAGAGCGCGGCTGGATCAATATTATCGGCGGCTGTTGTGGCACCACGCCGGATCATGTTGAAGCGATGGCGCAAGCGGCACAAAAACATCCGCGTCGCGCGCTACCAAACATCAAACCCGCCTGCCGCCTATCCGGTTTGGAACCGATGAACATTGACGAAAAAACCTTATTTGTGAATGTTGGCGAACGCAATAACGTCACTGGTTCAGCACTTTTTAAACGTCTGATTATTGAAGAAAACTACGAAGAAGCGATTGAGATTGCAGTCAAACAAGTGCAAGACGGCGCGCAGATTATCGACGTCAACATGGACGAAGGGATGCTGGACGCCAAGGCTTGCATGGTGCGTTTCTTGAACCTGCTGGCCTCCGAGCCGGAAGCATCGCGTGTACCGATCATGATTGACTCCTCAAAATGGGAGGTCATCGAAGCGGGTTTGAAATGCATTCAAGGTAAAGGTGTGGTCAACTCCATCTCGCTCAAAGAAGGGGAAGAAGCCTTTATCGCACACGCCCGTAAAGTGAAACAATACGGCGCAGCCGCGATTATCATGGCCTTTGACGAAGACGGCCAAGCAGATACCTTGGCTCGTAAAATCGAAATCTGCGAACGCTCTTATAAAGTGTTGACCGAAAAAGTCGGCTTCCTGCCGCAAGACATTATTTTCGACCCGAACATCTTCGCGGTGGCGACCGGTATCGAAGAACACAATAATTACGGTTTGGACTTTATCAACGCGGTGACGTGGATTAAAGCCAACCTGCCGCACGCCAAGATTTCCGGCGGGGTCTCCAATGTATCTTTCTCGTTCCGCGGCAACAACCCGGTGCGAGAAGCGATTCACTCGGTGTTCTTGTACTATGCCATCAAAGAAGGCATGGACATGGGGATCGTTAATGCTGGGCAGATGGCGATTTACGATGATCTGCCGGAAAAACTGCGCTTGGCCGTTGAAGACGTTATCTTGAATAAAGACCCAGACGCCGGCGAACGATTGCTGGAAGTCGCTGCCGAATTCCGTGGCGACGGCACCGCCGCCAGTAAAGTGGCTGATACCGCATGGCGCGATGCGCCGGTTGAAAAACGCCTAGAACACGCACTAGTCAAAGGGATTACCGACTACATCGAAGACGATACCGAAGAAGCCTATCAAAAACTGGGTTCAGGACTATTGGTTATCGAAGGGCCGCTGATGGACGGCATGAACGTGGTCGGCGACCTATTCGGTTCAGGCAAAATGTTCCTGCCACAAGTGGTGAAATCAGCGCGTGTTATGAAACGCGCTGTGGCGCACCTCGACCCATACATTCTGGCTGCAAAAACGGTTGGACAAGCCAACGGCAAAATCGTCATGGCTACAGTCAAAGGCGATGTGCACGACATCGGCAAAAACATTGTCGGCGTGGTACTGCAGTGTAACAACTTCGAGGTGATCGACCTAGGCGTCATGGTGCCAGCCGAAAAAATCCTGGATACTGCCATCGAACAAGGCGCAAACGTCATCGGTCTTTCCGGTCTGATTACGCCATCGTTGGAAGAGATGGTCAATGTCGCCAAACTGATGAAAGAGCGCGGCATGAACCTACCTTTATTAATCGGCGGCGCGACCACCTCCAAAGCACATACAGCGGTGAAAATCGAACCGCAATACGACCATCCTGTAGTGTACGTTAAGGATGCCTCGCGCGCGGTGGGCGTGGCGCAAAGCTTGATTTCCAACGACCTCAAAGTCGATTTTGCCGCGAAAATTCGCGCCGAATACGAGCAAGTACGCGAAGAGCGTAAAGCGCGCGCTAAAGAGGTCAAGCGTATCCCGATCAACAAGGCGCGCGAAAACCGCATCGAAATCGACTGGAACGGCTATCAGCCACCAAAACCGACTTTCCTTGGTTTACGCGTGCTAGAAGATTTCCCGCTGGAAAAACTTGTCGCACGTTTCGACTGGTCGCCGTTCTTCCAATCATGGGATTTGCACGGTCTCTATCCGCGTATTCTCGAAGACAAGGTTGTCGGTGAAGAAGCTAAGCGCGTGTTCGCTGATGCGCAAGCCATGTTGGAAAAAATCATTGCCGAAAAATGGCTGACCGCCAAAGCGACTTATGGCTTCTACCCGGCCAATGCCGTTGGCGATGACATTGAAGTTTACACCGATGAGTCACGCACGCAGGTGCTGACGGTTCTGCATAATCTACGTCAACAGGCGGAGAAAAAACGCGGCGGTTATAACCAGTGTCTGAGTGATTATATTGCGCCAAAAGTCATTAATGGTGAAGCTTCGGGCATTGCTGACTATGTTGGTCTATTCGCGGTGTCCGGTGGTATCGGCTGTGATGAAAAGGCGGCGGAATTTGAAGCGGCACACAATGACTATGATGCAATCATGCTCAAAGCCTTAGCCGACCGTTTTGCCGAAGCCTTTGCTGAAACCCTGCATGAAATGGTGCGTAAAACCGAATGGGGCTATGCGCCAGACGAAGACTTGGATAATGAAGCCTTGATTCGCGAAAAATACCAAGGGATTCGCCCGGCACCAGGTTATCCGGCCTGCCCAGAACACACCGAAAAAGGCACCATTTGGGAACTGCTCAAACCATCACAAAGCATCGGTCTTGAGCTAACTTCCAGCTATGCGATGTTCCCAACTGCGGCGGTTTCCGGCATCTACTTCTCGCATCCAGAATCCAAATACTTCGGTGTCGGCTCGGTCGGTCGCGACCAAGTCGAAGACTACGCCAAACGCAAAAAATGGAGCATCCAAGAAGCCGAAAAATGGCTAGCGCCGAATTTGGGTTACGATCCTGAAGACTTTGCGCAGTAA
- a CDS encoding GNAT family N-acetyltransferase/peptidase C39 family protein, protein MLTLRLADKNDLNALVQIEQQCFVYDQISRRSFSHFLKGEHSTLAIIADERQMLGYVLLLFRSGTGLARLYSLAVVPEAQGKGYGKQLLAWGEQYAGEHGCVYLRLEVSVNNLAAYQLYQQRGYKTLAKLSAYYEDGADGWRMEKRLHSKALSRRARPNFAYYEQSTEFTCGPASLMMALQTLQTDYRANRREELQIWREATTIFMTSGHGGCSPHGLALSAWRRALAVELIVNSNGTPFIDGVRSAEKKAVIELVHQDFLTQLAESDVKVRNDWPNTEELDAILARQQPILALISTWQLTRDKAPHWVVITASDENYVYINDPDIDDKQPHLSKTDFEQIPIAKGLFWKMASFGQQKLKALLVLGATAPNS, encoded by the coding sequence ATGCTGACCCTTCGCTTAGCCGATAAAAACGACTTGAACGCCCTTGTGCAAATCGAGCAGCAATGCTTTGTCTACGACCAAATCAGCCGCCGCAGTTTCAGCCACTTTCTAAAAGGCGAGCATTCGACTTTGGCAATCATCGCCGACGAGCGGCAAATGCTCGGTTATGTGTTACTGCTGTTTCGTAGCGGCACCGGATTGGCGCGGCTTTACTCTTTGGCGGTTGTGCCCGAGGCGCAGGGCAAGGGATACGGCAAACAACTGCTGGCATGGGGCGAGCAATACGCCGGCGAACACGGCTGTGTCTATCTGCGTTTGGAAGTCAGCGTCAATAATCTCGCCGCCTATCAACTCTATCAACAACGCGGCTATAAAACGCTGGCCAAACTCAGTGCCTATTACGAAGACGGTGCGGATGGCTGGCGTATGGAAAAACGCTTGCACAGCAAGGCGCTAAGCCGCCGCGCACGCCCTAACTTTGCCTATTATGAGCAAAGCACCGAATTTACCTGCGGCCCGGCTTCTTTAATGATGGCGCTGCAAACCTTACAGACGGATTATCGCGCCAATCGCCGCGAAGAGCTGCAAATCTGGCGCGAAGCGACCACTATTTTCATGACCTCGGGACATGGCGGCTGCTCGCCGCACGGACTGGCTTTAAGCGCATGGCGGCGCGCACTGGCGGTTGAATTAATCGTCAATAGCAACGGCACGCCTTTTATCGACGGCGTGCGCAGCGCCGAGAAAAAAGCGGTGATCGAGCTGGTGCATCAAGATTTTCTCACCCAGCTGGCGGAAAGCGACGTCAAGGTGCGTAATGACTGGCCGAATACCGAAGAATTAGACGCGATTTTGGCGCGACAACAGCCGATTTTGGCGCTCATCAGCACTTGGCAATTAACGCGTGACAAAGCCCCTCATTGGGTGGTGATTACCGCCAGCGACGAAAATTATGTGTATATCAACGACCCCGATATCGACGACAAGCAACCGCATCTGAGCAAAACCGACTTCGAGCAAATCCCGATTGCCAAAGGGTTGTTTTGGAAAATGGCCAGCTTCGGCCAGCAAAAACTCAAGGCGTTATTGGTGCTGGGGGCGACTGCGCCAAATTCTTGA
- a CDS encoding DUF2817 domain-containing protein — MINALAPLDLSLFKHSYAEARHCFLEHLNRPLPIQWQQRFEHPLLGAQDEALFCDMVLLSQSKKPRKILVIQSATHGIEGYMGSAVQSDLLPLLEVPLFAHADLGILLIHALNPWGFSWQRRGDHQNIDLNRNFVDFSQPLPHNSQYDELAATALHIWQTRKTQAQSIAPFIGTVTQGQYHNPEGIFYGGQAPSWSNGVLQQLKSQGFWQSAKHIAVLDLHTGLGPYGYGELINDHQPNSRGFESVVNTYGANACSAYLGESCSAPKNGLVDFFWHQLIGERGHFVTVEFGTFAPEALVGLLLEEQDYQNHLGTQTRDLDAPPVKALLNFFYPFEPSWQQQVLLRSRQVVNLALQNGLKKRSC, encoded by the coding sequence GTGATTAACGCCCTCGCGCCATTGGATTTAAGTCTTTTTAAACATTCTTATGCGGAGGCGCGCCACTGTTTTCTGGAGCACCTAAATCGGCCGCTACCGATTCAATGGCAACAGCGTTTTGAGCACCCTTTACTCGGCGCACAAGACGAGGCGTTGTTTTGCGATATGGTACTGCTTTCGCAATCCAAAAAACCCCGCAAAATACTGGTCATTCAGAGTGCCACTCACGGCATTGAAGGTTATATGGGTTCTGCGGTACAAAGTGACTTGTTACCCCTACTGGAAGTGCCCCTGTTTGCTCATGCCGATTTAGGTATATTACTGATTCACGCGTTAAATCCTTGGGGATTTTCTTGGCAGCGTCGTGGCGACCACCAAAATATCGACTTGAACCGTAACTTTGTCGATTTCAGCCAACCGCTGCCGCACAATTCACAATACGATGAACTGGCCGCCACCGCGCTGCACATTTGGCAGACCCGCAAAACCCAAGCGCAATCCATCGCCCCTTTTATCGGCACGGTGACTCAAGGGCAATATCACAATCCCGAGGGGATTTTCTACGGCGGGCAAGCGCCTAGTTGGTCGAACGGCGTATTGCAACAGTTGAAAAGCCAAGGCTTTTGGCAGAGTGCCAAGCACATCGCCGTGCTGGATTTACACACCGGCTTAGGGCCTTACGGCTATGGCGAACTGATTAACGATCATCAGCCCAACAGCCGCGGTTTTGAATCGGTGGTCAACACCTACGGCGCGAATGCCTGCTCGGCGTATTTGGGCGAGTCCTGTTCCGCTCCGAAAAACGGTTTGGTGGATTTTTTCTGGCACCAACTCATCGGCGAACGCGGCCATTTTGTCACGGTCGAATTCGGTACTTTTGCGCCAGAAGCCTTGGTCGGCTTACTGTTGGAAGAGCAAGATTACCAAAACCATTTAGGCACCCAAACCCGCGATTTAGATGCGCCCCCTGTCAAAGCCCTACTGAATTTTTTCTACCCGTTTGAACCCAGCTGGCAGCAACAAGTGCTGCTGCGTTCGCGCCAAGTCGTCAATCTTGCCCTACAAAACGGGCTAAAGAAACGCTCATGCTGA
- the trmA gene encoding tRNA (uridine(54)-C5)-methyltransferase TrmA, which yields MFAPRFGVTEPIVMLCQVFPENYSSQLAEKVTRLQALLPTAVNLQVFASPTENYRARAEFRIWHEDDDAYYIMFDQATKQKIRIDACPMAIASIAELMPRLMEAIRADAALRFKLFEIDFLATLSGEMLVTLIYRRQIVDDEAWLAAANRLREKLPITHIIGRARKQKILLDADFVTETLNVDGKTFHYQQIENSFTQPNPYVAQQMLHWARHVSGQNAGDLIELYCGNGNFSIALADCYRRVLATEISKTSVASAQINIAHNGIDNLQIIKMAAEEVAEALSGRDFTRLKNIDLPSYQFSTIFVDPPRSGLDDVTRKMVCDYERIIYISCHPETLARDLEVLTVTHDIQHTALFDQFPYTHHIESGVFLTRK from the coding sequence TTGTTCGCGCCACGTTTTGGCGTAACGGAACCGATTGTTATGCTGTGCCAAGTTTTTCCTGAAAATTACTCTAGCCAACTGGCTGAGAAGGTTACGCGATTGCAGGCTTTGTTGCCGACCGCGGTGAACCTGCAAGTCTTTGCCTCTCCAACTGAAAACTATCGTGCACGTGCTGAATTTCGCATTTGGCATGAAGACGATGACGCCTATTACATTATGTTTGATCAGGCCACTAAGCAAAAAATTCGTATTGATGCGTGTCCGATGGCGATTGCCTCGATTGCGGAATTAATGCCGCGTTTAATGGAAGCGATTCGTGCCGATGCGGCTTTGCGTTTTAAGCTTTTTGAAATCGACTTTTTGGCAACTTTGTCAGGAGAAATGCTGGTGACCTTAATTTATCGTCGGCAAATTGTTGACGATGAGGCATGGTTGGCAGCGGCAAATCGTTTACGCGAAAAGCTGCCGATTACCCACATCATCGGACGGGCGCGCAAACAGAAAATTCTGCTGGATGCCGATTTTGTCACCGAAACCCTGAATGTCGATGGTAAGACGTTTCATTATCAACAAATCGAAAACAGTTTTACCCAGCCCAATCCTTATGTGGCGCAGCAGATGTTGCATTGGGCACGCCACGTTTCCGGGCAGAATGCCGGTGATTTAATCGAGTTGTATTGCGGTAACGGCAATTTTTCGATTGCGTTGGCGGACTGCTATCGTAGGGTATTGGCGACCGAAATCTCGAAAACGTCGGTGGCCTCGGCGCAAATCAATATTGCGCATAATGGCATCGACAATTTGCAGATTATCAAAATGGCGGCCGAAGAAGTGGCCGAGGCGTTAAGCGGGCGCGATTTTACGCGCTTGAAGAATATCGACTTGCCGTCCTACCAGTTCAGTACGATTTTTGTCGATCCGCCGCGTTCCGGTCTGGACGATGTCACCCGCAAAATGGTCTGTGATTACGAGCGGATTATTTATATTTCCTGTCATCCAGAAACCTTGGCGCGCGATTTGGAAGTGCTGACTGTAACCCATGATATTCAACACACCGCGCTGTTTGACCAGTTTCCTTATACCCATCACATTGAAAGCGGTGTGTTTTTAACCCGAAAATAA
- a CDS encoding RimK family protein, protein MSQFYVVVDKLADWEPYFPSQDVISLDDYLSEVHSKAGKKVRVINLCRDYHYLKSGYYCSLLAEARGHKVIPSLTSINDLSRQSLSSLQFVWADALLLKLPQPSQDEIHTLRICFGRVLDKAFSKLAAKLFELLPCPILEAQLKYSNGRWQLRNVKPLGLKHLSTSAEQTLFAAALEKFSLQIWRKPKVRKAFRYDLAILVDPQEALPPSDEDALQYFTKAANQLGIGVERITRRDSARLAEFDALFIRETTSVDHHTYRMAKKAEAEGLVVIDDSASILRCTNKVYLADLFSVNQVATPKTVLLRQPTDARLKALVKEIGLPMVLKIPDGAFSRGVVKVETEAELLVQAQLLLKESVMLLVQEFMYTQYDWRIGILNNQPLYACRYYMVADHWQIYKHESAQSANTEAESGGFDTLPTFEVPKAVLDVALKATKLIGNGFYGVDVKQSGDRVVVIEVNDNPSIDHEVEDLYLGEQLYSEVMKEFLRRLEERGR, encoded by the coding sequence GTGAGTCAGTTTTATGTTGTGGTTGATAAACTCGCGGATTGGGAGCCTTATTTTCCCAGTCAGGATGTGATTTCGTTGGATGATTATCTCAGCGAGGTGCATAGTAAAGCGGGTAAAAAAGTGCGCGTGATTAATCTGTGCCGTGATTATCACTATCTTAAAAGTGGCTATTACTGTTCGCTGTTGGCAGAAGCGCGCGGTCACAAAGTGATTCCGTCTTTGACCAGTATTAACGATTTAAGCCGTCAGTCGCTTTCCTCTTTACAGTTTGTTTGGGCTGATGCGTTGTTGTTAAAGTTGCCGCAACCCTCACAAGACGAGATCCATACGTTGCGTATCTGTTTTGGCCGGGTGTTGGATAAAGCGTTTAGCAAGCTGGCGGCAAAGTTGTTTGAATTACTGCCATGCCCGATTTTAGAAGCACAATTGAAATACAGTAACGGACGTTGGCAGTTAAGAAATGTGAAGCCTTTGGGATTAAAGCATCTTAGCACCAGCGCCGAGCAGACACTGTTTGCCGCAGCCTTGGAAAAATTCAGTTTGCAAATCTGGCGCAAACCCAAAGTGCGCAAAGCGTTTCGATATGATTTGGCTATTTTAGTTGATCCGCAAGAGGCTTTGCCGCCGAGTGATGAGGACGCTTTGCAGTATTTTACTAAGGCGGCTAATCAGTTAGGTATCGGGGTGGAGCGAATTACGCGGCGCGATTCGGCACGATTGGCCGAGTTTGACGCTTTGTTTATCCGCGAAACCACTTCGGTCGATCATCACACCTATCGCATGGCCAAAAAGGCTGAGGCAGAAGGGTTGGTTGTGATTGATGATTCAGCGTCGATTTTACGATGTACGAATAAAGTTTATTTGGCGGATTTATTCAGTGTCAATCAGGTGGCAACACCGAAGACGGTGTTGCTTCGTCAACCGACTGATGCGCGCCTTAAAGCGTTAGTTAAGGAAATTGGTTTGCCGATGGTCTTAAAAATACCAGACGGCGCTTTTTCGCGAGGTGTGGTGAAAGTCGAGACCGAAGCCGAACTTTTAGTACAGGCGCAACTGCTGTTAAAAGAATCGGTGATGCTATTGGTGCAGGAATTTATGTATACGCAGTACGATTGGCGGATTGGGATTTTGAATAATCAGCCGTTGTATGCGTGTCGTTACTATATGGTGGCCGACCATTGGCAAATTTATAAACATGAATCTGCACAGAGTGCCAATACTGAAGCGGAATCCGGCGGTTTTGATACGCTGCCGACGTTTGAAGTTCCTAAAGCGGTTTTGGATGTTGCACTTAAAGCGACTAAATTAATTGGCAATGGTTTTTATGGGGTGGACGTAAAGCAGAGTGGTGATCGAGTGGTGGTGATTGAGGTCAACGATAACCCGAGCATCGACCACGAAGTGGAAGATTTGTATCTGGGCGAACAGCTGTATAGCGAAGTGATGAAAGAGTTTTTGCGCCGCCTAGAAGAGCGCGGCCGTTAA